GTCCAACCCGCAAGTCGGAGTCGGCGAACTCACGCCGGCGCTCGACACGCCGACCGAACCGATTACGCGCGGCACGGACGCCGCCACATCACGACGATTGCATTACGAGGCATGAAACGAAGCATCACGCGCGGTTTTCTCTCGATTGTCAGCATCAAGTTCCTCCTCATCGGTCTCGATTTCCTCTCGTCACCGCTGTTGACCCGGTTTCTGGGAGAGGGGTACGGCGACTACGCGATTCTGATGTCGATCTTTGCGGTCTACATGATCTTCGTCAGTTCGGGTGTCGGCGACGGCGTACGAAAGTACGTCGCGGAGGAACGCGACAGGGCCCACTGGGACGAACACGTTGTCGGCTTCTATCTCCGGATGGCGATCCTACTCGCGGCGATCGGGTGTTTAGGACTCGCTCTCGCGGCGCAAACGGGAATCGTAACGTCCCGGCTCGGGACGTCGTATCGGACGTACTTCTATCTCCTCTCGTTGCTCGTGTTCACCTCCCAGTTCCGCGAGTACACGCGGCGGACGCTCATGGGATTCGGTCTCGAGCGCTACTCCGAACCGCTGCTCTTCCTCGATAAAATCCTGTTCATCGTCGTCGGCGTCGGCCTCGCATTCCGCGGCCACGGCGTTCAGGGTGTACTGATCGGCCACATGACTGGCGCGGTCACAACCTCGATCGTCGGGCTCGCACTGATAAACCGAACGGTGTCGCTGCGAACCGCGCTCGCCAAGATTCCGCCGAAAGACTTTCCGCGCCGCGAACTGTTCACCTTCAATGCGCTCAGCATCATCTTGATCCTCTGTTTGACGTCACTGTACGAACTCGACGTCATGATGCTCGGGGTGCTCGGGACGACGCAGGAAACCGCCTACTACAAGATTTCGCTCACGATCGCGGAGTTCCTCTGGATCGTCCCGCTGGCGTTACAGAACGTGCTCTTGCACTCGACCTCGAATATCTGGTCGAATCGTAACTACGAGCGGATCAACTCGCTCGCCGCTCGCGTCACCCGGTACACACTGTTGTTTACGTTACTGCTCGGAATCGGCATCGGCACGCTCGCCCCGGTTGCGCTCCCGATCGTGTACCCCGACGAGTACATAGCGAGTTACGGTCCGATTCTCCTGTTGCTTCCCGGCTGTGTCGGGTTCGCGCTGGC
Above is a genomic segment from Haloterrigena salifodinae containing:
- a CDS encoding oligosaccharide flippase family protein, yielding MKRSITRGFLSIVSIKFLLIGLDFLSSPLLTRFLGEGYGDYAILMSIFAVYMIFVSSGVGDGVRKYVAEERDRAHWDEHVVGFYLRMAILLAAIGCLGLALAAQTGIVTSRLGTSYRTYFYLLSLLVFTSQFREYTRRTLMGFGLERYSEPLLFLDKILFIVVGVGLAFRGHGVQGVLIGHMTGAVTTSIVGLALINRTVSLRTALAKIPPKDFPRRELFTFNALSIILILCLTSLYELDVMMLGVLGTTQETAYYKISLTIAEFLWIVPLALQNVLLHSTSNIWSNRNYERINSLAARVTRYTLLFTLLLGIGIGTLAPVALPIVYPDEYIASYGPILLLLPGCVGFALARPILAIGQGKGDLHVLIASTGAAAVGNIVLNALLIPQYGMYGAAVATSISYGTMFVFHVWSARKIGFDPVTGARIPQVIFAGGVAALPIGLLARLLGDSVFSLVIVPPVGAAIFLVAAVVVGALDVEEIIAHLETAPDPIGSFGSTLRAKFDGVDDDRGADGHEFPDDDASPVGERQRPKDGNTAAKSNAGSSSDVRERLETIETRIERQRDRLESQQETIEQLIDELRRGR